Within the Erigeron canadensis isolate Cc75 chromosome 6, C_canadensis_v1, whole genome shotgun sequence genome, the region TTCTTGGATCAAACATATGATCCATTATCTTAACATTTACAAATGATCTCATCAGATACTCTTAGAACAAACTTTTCACCAACTCATGTATAACTTGGTTTACAATAATATTACACCCTTCTTGTGAGAGGTGGATACTATCCCAGAATAAGAATTTAGATTCGTCGTCACACGTTTGGCTGAGTTTGTTACATAGAAAAATCACTTCTATCTCTCCCgttccacaacaacctttgTCTGTAACTTCTAGACctacatgaaattttaaatatgaaatgtGAGAGCAGATAAAATGGTGCGACGATAGATATACCAAAACACGAATGCAAATACTCATTATGCCTAGTTGATTGTTCAACTATTGACGCATATTATTCCAAAATCAAATATTAGGCTAGATGTGCTACACAAGAAAATCTTAGGATATTAAAAAAAGGGATGGCGTCGCAGCTTGTTGTCCGTTTGCCTTCTATTTCTATGTAAATTACTACTCGTATATCTTTTCAATGAAAGGtcaattacatataaaaataaaaataaaacatcatAGTTCACACTATACGCTTACAAGCTTCGATGACTATTAGAAactttattttgtaaaaatgcatcataattgtttttagGGAATACCGTATTGATGAGGGTTGTCAAGGATGTTTATCAGCGGATAATAGAAATCAACAAAGGCAACCCTGGACTCAATAAGACTGCTCGCAAGATATTTCAGTTCTTGTTTTAGAATTACGTTGAACAATTCTGCGgctttattttcctttttagcACACATTCTAAGGGGTCCTCCAACAGAAGTTCTCATTGCTGGTAAGCAGCCGACTGGGGGTGCCCCAAGGATAGCGATTCTTCTTGCTCCCAGTTTGTATAGTTCCTTCATTGAAATTTAAGAACCCTGTAAGTAATTTAcaatttatgtttataaatgCTCTTCGATAGTCTTTATTTGACGAAAAACAGGCACTCGatcttatttatattaaaaaaaaaaacaggtaaAGGAGGGCATCCTGTCCCTGGGACTAAATTGTATACTAACTAACAGAGAGTCGTTACCTGTACGAAGCTGACAGCATGCTTCACCAGCATATCAGAGCGCGCAGGAATATCATATAGGCTTCTGATGATGGGAATGGCAGAGTAACTTGAGAAATCGTTAGTACTTGCCGAAACCAAAAATACACTGTTTGGAATTATATTATTGGTAGCTTCTTCCCCGGTGATATTCTTGAGCTTCTCAATGTATTGTTTGAACATGTCCAATTGAACAGATAGCGGTATAGCCTGGTGACTTATCGTCAAATGCATGGAAAAATGAAACAGATAAGAAAAAAACTGAACACAAAATAtgtcatacatatataatacaaaagaTATGTATGCATACCGATAATATTGTGCTTGTCATGGGATCATAACCAGCGCCACCAGAAGCAAAACTTACACCCGTTAAAAGATCTTTGTCTTGTATTAACGGGTCCAGATATGCTGGAAGATACTCCTTTACTTCTAGTGCCTTGACTTGAATCAAATAATTGAAATGATTAGATTGAGAACTGAAAATAAATCTAATCAACTGATACTCGAATTCACAACCTCATGGTTGATGGATCaccaaaatatgtttttttatatataaaaaaaggccTGTTCTGCTATTGATTTCCACTCTTTCATGTATAACCAAGTCTTTTGATCAGTCAACAAATTACAAATCCTACTTCAAAGTTTATTGAGTTGGGGTTTTTCTAAGTACAACTTATGGTCTTTTGGGTACGTTTTTGATGTTGATAGCTGAAGGCAAAAAGACGATGACATAACTATCTTCTATGTTAATAAAAAGGTCACCCAAACATAAAAGAAGGGTACCGAAAAAGTCAGCAAGTGATTTCCCATCGGTAAATCTCCCCGTGGGTATTCCACCCATAAAATCTTTTCCATATGGGGGAAAATTAGCCTTGATCAGAGTGTTGATATTGTTATTGCTCCCCTGATCCAGGTAAGAGTCTCCAAATGCTATGACTGCCGGTATACGAACGTTATCAAGTAGATTTACTGCTCCCACGTTGCAGCATAGACATATACAAGCATATAGACAAAAGAGAACATAGTGAGATTCCTTCCTGAAATAAGCATTGACAAATTTTCTACAGAAGTTTAAGATCAAAGACATAACAGAAGATAGATTTATGACATATAAGTATATGTTTGGCTATATATACATAGAGATCTCTTGGCGACTTGTTTTGGTCAACTAACACATTTTTGGCAGTATATGCATATCCCAAACTTCTCCAAATATACAAATTTGTGTttcttttaaaaaccaaaactttaTAAACAACTTAAGGTTTATTGCTGATAACACTtttttgtaaattaataaatgaattgTCAATAAAGACCGGCTAGCTAATGTCATAAAAAAACCTTCCATATTTGcccatgtgtatatatataaaaagtgtaAAGTGTTGAGTACATGTAACTCTATTTCTCCAACATTTCCACTAACTTGGTTTCCATTCTAAAATTGT harbors:
- the LOC122605641 gene encoding GDSL esterase/lipase EXL3-like isoform X1 produces the protein MSLILNFCRKFVNAYFRKESHYVLFCLYACICLCCNVGAVNLLDNVRIPAVIAFGDSYLDQGSNNNINTLIKANFPPYGKDFMGGIPTGRFTDGKSLADFFVKALEVKEYLPAYLDPLIQDKDLLTGVSFASGGAGYDPMTSTILSAIPLSVQLDMFKQYIEKLKNITGEEATNNIIPNSVFLVSASTNDFSSYSAIPIIRSLYDIPARSDMLVKHAVSFVQELYKLGARRIAILGAPPVGCLPAMRTSVGGPLRMCAKKENKAAELFNVILKQELKYLASSLIESRVAFVDFYYPLINILDNPHQYGLEVTDKGCCGTGEIEVIFLCNKLSQTCDDESKFLFWDSIHLSQEGCNIIVNQVIHELVKSLF
- the LOC122605641 gene encoding GDSL esterase/lipase EXL3-like isoform X2 encodes the protein MSLILNFCRKFVNAYFRKESHYVLFCLYACICLCCNVGAVNLLDNVRIPAVIAFGDSYLDQGSNNNINTLIKANFPPYGKDFMGGIPTGRFTDGKSLADFFVKALEVKEYLPAYLDPLIQDKDLLTGVSFASGGAGYDPMTSTILSAIPLSVQLDMFKQYIEKLKNITGEEATNNIIPNSVFLVSASTNDFSSYSAIPIIRSLYDIPARSDMLVKHAVSFVQELYKLGARRIAILGAPPVGCLPAMRTSVGGPLRMCAKKENKAAELFNVILKQELKYLASSLIESRVAFVDFYYPLINILDNPHQYEVTDKGCCGTGEIEVIFLCNKLSQTCDDESKFLFWDSIHLSQEGCNIIVNQVIHELVKSLF